Below is a window of Mycolicibacterium chitae DNA.
CGCCGTCGTGGCCGCGGTGCCGGCGAACAATGCGGCCACCGTGAGGCCGCCCGCACCGCGGAGCAGAGTTCGGCGTGGAAAGGGGCGACCGTAATGGTGTTGCACGGCTTCGAATTTCCTTGTTCGCGCGTCAATTGGCCTGAGCGCGATCACCATAACAGCGCGACCGTCAATTCTCGTGACGGTTGGAAAAATTGGCCCACATGAAATCGACTGTTGTGCAGGGTAGTTGAGTCAGGCGGGCCAGCGGTCGGTGAACGCCGTTGGCGTCCAGTCCGGCCAGCGGGGCTGACCGACGATGAAACCGCCGTGTAGTTGGGCGACGATACGAGGTCCTCGTCGGGTGCTGTTGTCGTAGAACGTGGCTGAATCGACCCGCTGCGCGGCGCGGGCGGCCAGCTCCCATACCCGCCCGTAGCGTTCCCGGATCTTGTTCTCGGGCACCGCGTGTCCGCCGGCGGTGACGCGGTGGGCCACGCGCAGCACCGCGAGCTCTTCGGGGATCAGCACGACGTGCAGGGCCACGACGTAGCCGGCTGCGAGGGCCGTGTCGACGAGTTCGAGCTTCGATGGGTGTGAGAACACGGTCTCGGCGATGAACGATTCACCGAGTTCGATGAGCCGGGCGCGGGTGGCGGCCGCGGTACGCGCGGCCTCGTAGGCGTGTTCGGCGGCATCAGCGGGCCAACGCCGCTTGGCGATCTCGTCGGCATTGACGAACGCGCTACCCGGCAGCAGGGGCGCCAGGGTCAGCTCCACGAAGGTAGATTTTCCGGCGCCGTTGCAGCCGATGACGAGGTCCAGCCGCTTCATCTCGGCGCGACCCGTTCGCCGTCACGGGTCACGGACGAGGTTCCAGCACCGCCGTCGTTCCATCGGGCCGGTACTGCACGATCTGTCCATCGTCATCGAGGGCGACGGTGGTCACGCCGCGGTCGGCAAGAATCTGCCCGTAGTCGGTGCGCGCCAAGTTTTCCTCGAGGGCGGCGGTGATCTCTGCGTTGAACGCCACGCCCTCCTCGGGGCTGAGGTTGCGCAGGGGGGTTTCGCCGGCCAACGCGGCTTCGACCTTGCGGCGTGCGGCGCTGTGCTGGCTGGAGACCGCGCGGCCGACCCGCGCCCAGTGGTCGAGTTGTTGTTTGGCCGAGCGGCTCTGGCGGGCACCTTCGACCGCCGCGGCATCGACGAGGTCCGCGGCGAACCGGGTCACCCGGTCGGTGGTATCCGTCATGACGACTCCGTGATCGTGTAGCAATCTGAAACGAGTGTAGCATATTGCTACACGATCACGGCCGTCGTTGAATCAGCTGGTCGCGTCGAGGATCTTGATGGCGAAGATCAGCGAGTCACCGGGCTGGATGCCGGCGGCGGGCTGGCCGTCGGGGTAGCCGTCGGCCGAGGTCATGGCCACGCCCACGGTGGAGCCCACGGTCTGACCGGCGATGGCCTTCTGGAAGCCGGGGACCACGCCGCCCAGCGGGAAGTCGATGGGCGCGCCCTGCTCGTAGGTGCTGTCGAACACCGACCCGTCGCGGCCGTTGACGCCCATGTAGCAGACCAGGACGGTGGCGTCGTCGGCGACCACCGGGCCGTCGCCGGCCTGCAGCGTCTGCACCTGGGTCTCGGCCACGCTGAACGGCGCCTCGACGGTGACCAGCGGCGCCGCGGACTCGGTGGCGCCGGTGACCGCGACGCTGCCGGTGTCGCCGGGCAACGTCCACTCGGGCGTGCCGCCCTCGGCCGGAGCCGTGGTCGGGCACTCGGCGGCAGCGACCGTCGTCTCATCGACCGTCGTCTCGTTGACGGAGGTGGTGACCACCTCGGCGACCGAGGGGGTGGTCGGTGAGG
It encodes the following:
- a CDS encoding zeta toxin family protein, whose amino-acid sequence is MKRLDLVIGCNGAGKSTFVELTLAPLLPGSAFVNADEIAKRRWPADAAEHAYEAARTAAATRARLIELGESFIAETVFSHPSKLELVDTALAAGYVVALHVVLIPEELAVLRVAHRVTAGGHAVPENKIRERYGRVWELAARAAQRVDSATFYDNSTRRGPRIVAQLHGGFIVGQPRWPDWTPTAFTDRWPA
- a CDS encoding TA system antitoxin ParD family protein, translated to MTDTTDRVTRFAADLVDAAAVEGARQSRSAKQQLDHWARVGRAVSSQHSAARRKVEAALAGETPLRNLSPEEGVAFNAEITAALEENLARTDYGQILADRGVTTVALDDDGQIVQYRPDGTTAVLEPRP
- a CDS encoding FKBP-type peptidyl-prolyl cis-trans isomerase — encoded protein: MVALTLSACGSSDTDTATSPTTPSVAEVVTTSVNETTVDETTVAAAECPTTAPAEGGTPEWTLPGDTGSVAVTGATESAAPLVTVEAPFSVAETQVQTLQAGDGPVVADDATVLVCYMGVNGRDGSVFDSTYEQGAPIDFPLGGVVPGFQKAIAGQTVGSTVGVAMTSADGYPDGQPAAGIQPGDSLIFAIKILDATS